From the Acidilutibacter cellobiosedens genome, one window contains:
- a CDS encoding DUF503 domain-containing protein, which yields MVIGACTLKLQIFESNSLKDKRHVIKSIIGKIQSRFNVSIAELDLNDSWQVSIIGFACVTNNTNHANQMVSNIIKFIDGDSRMEIIDYNIEIL from the coding sequence ATGGTTATAGGTGCTTGTACCTTAAAGTTACAAATATTTGAATCGAACTCCTTAAAGGATAAAAGGCATGTTATTAAAAGCATAATAGGGAAAATTCAATCCAGATTTAATGTATCAATTGCCGAATTAGATTTAAACGATAGCTGGCAGGTCTCAATAATAGGCTTTGCTTGTGTTACGAATAATACAAATCATGCTAATCAAATGGTTTCCAATATAATAAAATTTATAGATGGAGATAGCAGAATGGAAATTATTGATTATAATATTGAAATATTGTAG
- the nth gene encoding endonuclease III yields the protein MNKKLTDKEIKTVLNILENTYPEAKSELNFSNPFEMLISTILSAQCTDKQVNKVTEKLFQEYKCPKDFLSLSEEELGEKIKSCGFYKNKSKNILGTCKMLEEQYNGQVPDDRDELMKLPGVGRKTANVVISNAYKKDAIAVDTHVFRVSNRIGLADSNDVYETEMQLMNNIDKKMWSKAHHLLIFHGRRICKSRKPSCEICPINEYCLYYKDNIRE from the coding sequence ATGAATAAAAAATTGACAGATAAAGAAATAAAGACTGTGTTGAATATTTTAGAAAACACATATCCTGAAGCAAAATCCGAACTAAATTTTTCAAATCCTTTTGAGATGCTTATTTCAACAATTCTTTCAGCTCAATGTACGGATAAACAGGTAAACAAAGTTACAGAAAAATTGTTTCAAGAATATAAATGCCCTAAAGATTTTTTATCTCTTTCTGAAGAAGAGCTTGGGGAAAAGATAAAAAGCTGCGGATTTTATAAGAATAAAAGCAAAAATATTTTAGGTACATGTAAGATGTTAGAAGAACAATATAATGGGCAGGTGCCTGATGACAGAGATGAATTGATGAAACTGCCCGGAGTCGGAAGAAAAACAGCTAACGTGGTTATTTCAAATGCTTACAAAAAGGATGCTATAGCTGTGGATACTCATGTTTTTAGAGTATCAAACAGAATAGGCCTGGCGGATAGCAACGATGTATACGAGACGGAAATGCAGTTGATGAATAATATAGATAAGAAAATGTGGTCTAAGGCACACCATCTTCTCATTTTTCATGGCAGAAGAATATGTAAATCGAGAAAGCCTTCTTGTGAAATCTGTCCTATAAATGAATACTGCCTTTATTACAAAGATAATATCAGAGAATAA